One part of the Terriglobales bacterium genome encodes these proteins:
- a CDS encoding efflux RND transporter permease subunit — LMSATGRSANLISIGAIDFGIIVDSAIVVLENIYRRMHEATSEQHRLDLIAEATADAAKPVLFATLIILVAFIPLFTMQGVPGRIFAPMSVTYGFALTGALIFALIFAPVLASYRHIVRSGHVADTRLVRSLKRHYTRLLLRVMWSRRFVLPAAIAGLLLSLAMFWTIGGEFMPKLEEGNLWIRATLPQDVSFDYAVRLAGEMREALGSFAEVQQVVSQVGRPDDGTDTTTFNNIEFQVDLKPQSRWKTASTKDELIQKMNGALRRYPGVAFNFSQNIQDNVEEAMSGVKGENSLKLFGDDIDVLARTAKQIQDAMAKVPGVTDLAVFKENGQPNLVISINRSAAGRYGLMAADINAAVQAAIGGLAVTEVLEGDRRFDFVVRYKPEDRQRPEAMRNILLATPDGNRVPLGQVADIGFREGAFMIYRENGRRYIPIKFSVRGRDLAGTIEEVQSQLSRSFRLPEGYHYEWAGEYDSLRKEQQRLAIIIPITVGMILALLYVSFNSLRDALAVLSVLPFGIAGGVLALLVSRTPFSISAAVGFASVIGVATLGGLVFVAGIRRAEEHEHGIKHSIIRASVGEMRAVLMACLAAGLGLLPAALSHGIGAQAQQPLARVVVGGMVTTSLAILIVIPVVASLGLVTSEATEV, encoded by the coding sequence GCCTGATGTCGGCTACCGGCCGTTCCGCAAACCTGATCTCCATCGGCGCCATCGACTTCGGCATCATCGTGGATTCCGCCATCGTCGTGCTGGAGAACATTTATCGCCGTATGCACGAAGCCACCAGCGAACAGCACCGGCTGGACCTGATCGCCGAAGCCACAGCCGATGCCGCCAAGCCAGTCCTGTTTGCGACGCTCATCATCCTGGTGGCGTTTATCCCGCTATTCACCATGCAGGGCGTGCCGGGAAGAATTTTCGCGCCCATGTCGGTGACCTACGGATTTGCACTGACGGGCGCACTGATCTTTGCGTTGATCTTCGCACCCGTGCTGGCCTCATATCGGCATATCGTCCGCAGCGGGCATGTGGCGGACACGCGGCTGGTGCGAAGCTTAAAGCGTCATTACACACGGCTCCTTTTGCGAGTGATGTGGAGCCGCCGATTCGTGCTTCCGGCTGCGATTGCAGGTTTGCTGCTATCGCTCGCCATGTTCTGGACCATTGGCGGCGAATTCATGCCGAAGCTGGAGGAGGGGAATCTGTGGATTCGCGCGACGCTGCCTCAGGATGTCTCGTTCGACTATGCCGTACGCTTGGCGGGTGAGATGCGGGAGGCTCTGGGGTCCTTTGCGGAAGTGCAGCAGGTGGTGTCGCAAGTCGGACGGCCGGATGACGGCACGGATACGACTACCTTCAACAACATCGAGTTCCAGGTTGATTTGAAGCCTCAATCCAGGTGGAAGACGGCGAGCACCAAAGACGAACTCATCCAGAAAATGAACGGAGCTCTCCGCCGCTATCCGGGGGTTGCCTTCAATTTTTCACAAAATATTCAGGACAACGTCGAAGAGGCGATGTCGGGCGTTAAGGGGGAAAACTCCCTGAAATTGTTCGGCGATGACATTGATGTGCTGGCCAGGACTGCGAAGCAGATCCAGGACGCAATGGCCAAGGTTCCCGGCGTAACCGACTTGGCGGTTTTCAAGGAGAACGGACAACCGAACCTGGTGATCTCGATCAATCGTAGTGCAGCGGGACGCTATGGGCTCATGGCCGCCGACATCAACGCGGCGGTGCAAGCCGCGATTGGCGGCCTGGCAGTGACCGAGGTTCTGGAGGGCGACCGCCGCTTTGATTTCGTGGTTCGCTACAAGCCGGAGGATCGCCAGAGACCGGAAGCGATGAGGAACATTCTTCTGGCCACGCCAGACGGCAACCGGGTACCACTGGGACAAGTGGCGGACATCGGATTTCGCGAAGGCGCCTTCATGATTTATCGCGAGAATGGGCGGCGCTACATTCCGATCAAATTCAGCGTGCGGGGTCGCGACTTGGCGGGAACCATCGAGGAGGTGCAATCGCAACTCTCACGCTCCTTTCGCCTGCCCGAAGGATACCACTACGAATGGGCGGGCGAGTACGACAGCCTGCGCAAGGAACAGCAGCGCCTCGCGATCATCATTCCAATCACTGTGGGCATGATTCTGGCTCTACTTTACGTCTCCTTCAATTCCTTGCGCGATGCATTGGCGGTGCTCTCGGTGCTGCCCTTCGGCATTGCCGGCGGTGTGCTGGCGCTGCTAGTCTCGCGCACGCCCTTCAGCATTTCCGCGGCGGTTGGTTTCGCCTCGGTAATTGGGGTTGCTACCTTGGGCGGGTTGGTCTTCGTGGCCGGCATCCGCCGTGCCGAAGAACACGAGCATGGGATCAAGCACTCAATCATCCGCGCCAGTGTCGGGGAGATGCGGGCGGTGTTGATGGCTTGCCTGGCCGCGGGCCTGGGCCTGCTTCCCGCTGCCCTCTCCCACGGAATTGGCGCGCAAGCACAGCAGCCGCTGGCGCGGGTCGTAGTGGGCGGAATGGTTACAACCTCGTTGGCCATCCTGATTGTGATTCCGGTGGTCGCGAGTCTCGGGTTGGTCACCAGCGAGGCGACAGAAGTGTGA